Within Montipora foliosa isolate CH-2021 chromosome 3, ASM3666993v2, whole genome shotgun sequence, the genomic segment GGCTGCTAAAGACGTACCCCCGTGTCATCGTATGGTATGTTTAGGGGTTGAAATAGACACCTCTGCGATGACCCTGACCGTCCCTCAATTTCGCCTCGACGAACTTGATGTCGAATTACATCAGTGGCTAGAGAAATCTACCTACACGAAGCATGCCTTACAATCTTTGCTAGGAAAATTGTCATATGTTTCTGCTTGCGTCCGCCCGGGTCGTGTTTACATGTGTCGTTTGCTCAATGCCTTGCGTGATACAACTTCTCGACGTTCTGCGCGGCGGATAACTGACGACATGCGTGCAAATATTGCGTGGTGGATTTATCTTTTGCAGCATTACAATGGCGTATCTGTCATCCCATCCAATGTCACGATCTCAAATCCTTATCTTTTTGCCCGCGATGCCTGCCTGTCAGGTTGTGGCGCGGTATGTTTCGGCGAGTACTTCAAGCGCTGTTTTCCTCCTGCCATTTTGGCTTTAACATTGCACATCAATGTATTGGAACTTTTGACTGTTGTTGTGACGGTTAAACTCTGGGCCACTAGTCTTCAAGGTCTAAACGTTGAACTTTATTCTGACAACACTGCCTGCATCGCTGCCATTAACAACAAATCATCGTCAAATGTTCACATGCAGTGTTGTTTACGCGAACTCTGGCTGATCCTTTCTGTTCATATTTCTTTAGTTCTTCATCACGTGCCAAGCAAAGAGAACTCTCTTGCTGATTCGCTCAGCCGCTacaactcggatttttccgctAGACAATTTGTTGACAATTATGCGGCCACCCATGAACTCGTAGAGATATCTCTCCAAGACACTTTATTCAGTTTTTTCCTTCTCTAATgtatcttttgtctttttcttttgcagaTCGCTCTCAAATGTTAATTGATTGCGCGTATCTTGTCCAGCGATTTGCCTTTCAAGAATCGACGAAACGCAATATGCGTAGCCAGTTGCGAGCCTATCTAAGTTTTTGCGCTCATTATCAGTTTAGTCCTTTTCCTGTATCCAAAAACGTTTTCTTAGCTTATCTAGTTTTTCTTTCCCAATCATTAGCGTCGTATCAGTCACTCCTCAATTATACCAATATTTTGAAGCACATCAACTACGCTTTAGGCGCCGATGTGTCTTTCATGTCCGATTACGATTGTTCTCTCACACAGCGAGGATTAAGGCGCGTAATGGGTGATCGTGTTTATCACAAATCTCCTATCACTGTAGACATTTTATTACGCATTTTTCAGTCATTTCAGCCACGCAATGTTTTTCATGCCTGCATGCGTGCAGCTTTTCTGGTCGCATTTTTCTCATTTCTTAGAATCTCCAATTTGGTTCCGTACACTTTGTCTGAAGTTCATTCTAGCACCAGTTTCTTCCTTCGTCGTAGGGATATAACTTTCACCGCCTCTGGTGCTTATCTTAAAGTTTTTAGGACAAAGACCATTCAGTTCAAGCAAAGGATCTTGGAGATCCCACTTCCAGTTATCCCCAACTCCATTTTGTGTCCGGTAACCGCGCTCACGTCTTATTTCAAGCTGGTTCCTGCGGCTTCCGATTCTCCCGTTTTCTTAGCACCACACCGTTCTAGTTTCGTCCCCGTTTTAGCCCGGCATTTCAATTTGTTTCTCAAGCGTTGTGTTTCGTTTATTGGCAAAGATCCATCGCATTTTTCCTCGCGCAGTTTCAGAAAAGGGGGTGCCACGTTCGCTTTCAATTGCTTCGCTCCCACCGAGTTTATTAAGGCTCAAGGAGATTGGAAAAGTGACGCTTACTTAGTTTATCTCACTTTATCGTCTTCCAAAAAACTCGCCCTTTTGCGCGCCATCACCACTAAACTGGCCAATCGCTACTGAATTCATCAATAGCGTCGCAATTTTTATTCATATTAATTAATCTTATTCACTTCAATTATTCGGGTTTGGGGTTTTAATTTCTGGTTCGCTCGCTTTTTTCTGGTTAATAAAGATCCAGAAACGTTTGCCCCATCCTAGTCTCAAGTCTTGTCTTTAGTTGATAgtattaatttgtttgttttgacttGTCAAAAGGTTTAATTAAGATTGTAGAATATCAGCTGTAAATTTGGTATCTGTTACCTCGCGCATGAATCAATCTTTGTCTATTTTACCTTTAAATTTTGTGAACTTTGTACTAAGCTATCATTCTGTAATCGAGTGAGCAgtctttcccctcccccccatcCCACGGGGGGGGGTTTTAATTTCTGGTTCGCTCGCTTTTTTCTGGTTAATAAAGATCCAGAAACGTTTGCCCCATCCTAGTCTCAAGTCTTGTCTTTAGTTGATAGTATTAattaaaccaaaaccatagtaaaACTGCTCTAATTGACACATGTAATATAATTATGTTAACTTGCCCAGAAAGATTCAAAAGTCACTTAGTTATCTAGGATGTTGAGTGACTTGTCTTTAAACATGAATGATGCTAagtttcatttattcattcattcacttaCTCACTCTCTTACTCACTAACCTGTGATCAggcatacttttctttagagaaggtgcgaaaaggtacgcctgatacaatttcttattGAGTCGTCTGCCACCACCTGTCAAGATTGATGTTATcttgtgtcatgctataaatttGAGCCAATTAGATTTTATCagaaattacctgcacgttgcGATTCAAAGGAAGACGacgaattaaaacaaaatagaactctaCCCGTCACTATCCATACAATCAAACCTACTAGTATTTCTGGAAATCCCGCTTGACATTTGGTGCggtttttctgtttaaaccatcaaggaacaaagaatttcaagATCACAGAATCACAGAAAAAGCCCAATCCTTCATGTTATCGGGCATAATCAACAGcacaatatattttatttaaactcaaatatttAAGTCAAAGATGTCAACAAAAGATTGTAACATCTCCgaggaaaatggactttgagaaattATAGTTTTCCAGCAGCAGCAGCCACTCaactattattttgtaagtGTCGATAAACCATGGATGCATGCATTGTTCAGTGCTTCCGTAAACAATGTTgatttctctgtcaagctcaGTTGATTCCTGATTGTGGCAGCACTATAAGTTCTTTGGATTGAGAAACATTTCCAAGTCAGTGGAAAAGGAACAATGCATTTTTTTATGGAACGTTCGGGACTGTAAAAAAACATTATTGCCAAATCTCGTAAGATACAACTATATTGTCAGACTAACCATTCTTCGGATGCATTAATTCCCTCTGTTCTCCctttcaacatttttgaaaacaaaatctaaagtcgaagcaacagcagctgtaaacagagcctaaacatcattCCTGTTTAAATCCTTCTCGGCAGCATAATATGATCAGATGTTAATCAATTTTACTAAAgtataatttgcatatttatctATTAATTCTCGTATTTTTAACTTAAGAATGCGCATCTGATCATAGTCATGTTAGGAGGCGCactaaaaatgaataaattattattattgttgttattattattattattattattattattattattattattattattattattattattgcagttctgtaaccaatcggagcgaggctccaagagctctattgtttttcggccaatcagagtaaagtccagatttTGGACTAAGGGCAGACGACTCGTGAAGAAATTGTATCAGTCATATCTTTTTGCACCTcatctctaaagaaaagtacgcctgattgCAGGTTACTTAATCACTGGCTCGTTTGCTAGCTATCTCTCTCTCACAAACACACATGTACACGCACAAATACCCGTTCATAAACCTTACTCatattcaaaactgaccaattggacctcagagggttggatctagggaaaagtgacgtcattcacccaataGCCTAAAATTTCATTATGTAAATGCAATTTatcatgtatgcaaaacacgagtttaaaaatctgaaagtccaaaactcccgtgctgcatattaattcagtcacgtacacacgcattgcattcttaaagctAGTGAATCTTTGATgccattttctccttgatccagctctctcaagattttaaagttagtaatggccaACCATTAACtaggaaaattccagtgaaaataaactagtgtctttttgaaattataaggcttaaaacttggctCACTTTGTGTTtcgtttgaaattcatttttaaaaatatttgattttCTGATCATAGCACCACTTTAAAGTGCTGctacaaccaaaaaaacaattcttctttttctttggatttcaaaactatgttaactaaacactaagtgacccaagttctgattttaaagagacacctgtttattttaactggaatctTGTTATTTAttgatccgccattactaaccttaaaatcttgagagagctgggtcaaggagaaaatgacgtcaaagactcactagtttaagaatgcaatacttGTGAATGctgctgaattaatatgcagcacaggagttttgggctttcagattttcaaaCCAGTGtcttgcatatataataagttgcatttacacactgaaattttaagctacatgtagtgagtaaatgatgtcattttccctagatccaaccctccaATCAGTCAGGTCAGTTTTGGatgtgagtaatggtggaccgtgaaatccaaaacttacactcaaaactcaaaagctcaaaattttgccagtcaagtgttcagcaaacacgctttcaaaatctgaagaaaaaggaaGTAGCACTTGAAAGTTAAAGACTGCAACCAGTTTAGAAATCAGTGCCTGTCAGACACTGCAAATAACACAACTCCAAACTGAATCGGCAGCCTTTTAATTGTTATAAGAAAGGAACCAACAAGCAAAATTCCAGAAGAAGTCATCTGTGATTTCAGCTACAAATGACTTTATATACGTACCAACTACTGATACAAGCTCAATCCCCAAAGATATGGCTGGGCGCATGAGGCAAGCCATGTTTATCTTTGCCAATCAGGCACCAGTTTTTTAGCCTCCCACACAGACATTCTTgtgacttgtcaaggaaaagatTGCCTTCACGAGTCACAAGAATATCTCCGAAGGAGGCtaccagttgttcaaaggctgTATaaatttatccagtggataagtcaatatccagagtataaaaaatgtaatttgtggTAATTTAAAATTAGCATATTAAATTGCTATTTTGCCAGCACGCATCAGAAGCCTGGTGAGCTGTGTTAGGTGTGCAGTGTTTTGTGGGATTTAGGTTTGCAGTTTGTGGGTGTTCTATGGCCAGCCTTCCCCACATAAAGTTGTTGCTTTTGGTTTTATATTGTTACGATGGTCACTAGAATACTATTTTATTTCCTTCCTATTGTTTTTGGATCCTTCTTTTAgtaagaataattattgtatataaTGCATTTAGTACTTAAAGTAGGATACCCTACAACCCCAATGGTTGCACCATTTCTTTGGTCAGGGGCATAAATTCCCAATTTTTTCCACCAGCTGGTTTTTAGGGGTTCTCGTGTCCGGTTATGGCACGGTGGATTGGCTGGCCAACACacctaattattattgttgtgttGTCCGGTTGAGAAGTGGAGGCAAAATTACTTCATGTCAAACGTTGGCCAACATTTTTTTACATATCTTGTTAGGAggaagtgtggcccagtggttgggGCACTTTCCTTGAGATCTGGTGATCCCGGCTTCAAGACATGCTCtggccactggttgaatttgctCTCAGCTGCACAAGTTTGTAAATACCCAAATAGCTTGCCTTCGGCCAGATGGGATttgtaacagttgttgttgaatgttctgttatGTTGTGGTTGtgttcattgaccctgaaaagcccctctgggaagtggtcaattaagtatgcaaGGTGAAaccatgtatgtatgtatgtaggtaCCAGTATGTAACTAGATGTGCTTATTGTGCAATAAGGGGGGCAAATACTGCAATCGGTCGAAGTCACTCAGAGGAGGCTAGGTTCATAAGCACGCCTGGTGCACTGATGCCTGATGAACAACCCATCGTCCACCCTGAATTTGCtctgaattcactattatcgttaattttggACACTGTGGGACTTCGGGAAATGGTCAtaattgtttgaaaagaaaacccaaGTGTATTGACATAGGACTtgaacctgggaatgttgattAATTTAACCCATCACCTAACCGCTTGACCACCACACAAGCTGCTAAGGGACAATACACTGTATTTTATGCCTAATTAATATaacttaggcctaattactcttcagcaataTTATTCTATGGGAGACTTCCATAAATCATTTTTGAGAAAGTGGTggcttgatcttcagtggtgaagcagTTCCTATAGAGTTGAAACTCCTGTTTCAAATCCTTTCCACgggtgacttatccactgggtaAAGTTATCcggtctttgaaaaaatggggTAAGAAATTTACCAGCCCAAACCAAGCAGGAAGCATAAATTTGCAGACATTATTGTTAGACGACGAAACGATATATGCAATGAATCatgtattgaactgcggatatgaaatcatgagaagctatgatcctcacagcaATTGCTAAATCAgactgcgttcataactgtgaggatcatagcttcacttgattgttAGAGCAACTGTTGAAATGGCATACCATATTTACTCGATTAAACGCAGCCCTGACCCTCAAATAAACGCTGCAGATGGAAGGAAAAGTACCAATAAACGCCATGCTCAAATAAACACAGCACCCAATCAGAAGAATGGGGCGTTTATTTGAGTATTGTGAGAAAGTACAAGTTTAATTCTCTGAATGTTGACAACAAGCCAAACAATTAAGATTCTAACTCAGCAAAAATGCAAGACATTAGAACTTTTAACATGTTTCTGTTCAAATGATCTGTACCTTAATAATTGCTGCCAGTGACTTAAGAAAtatgattttgaaataaatgccGGCCTCGAATAAACGCCACATTGGACACActcaaaatttaataaacacCGCTGCGTTTAATCAAATAAATACGGCATGTGAATAGAAGTTGAAAGTGAAAATTTAAAGATCTTCAATGAAACGCATTGAATCAGCAAGTAACTGGTCAAGATGTGCTTGTGTTCAAATTCTACCAACTGAGTCCTGCTTCATACGTGACTTTAGAGATGACATCCTTAGAAAATAAAAACTCAAATCTATTCATGTTGTGTCCTTTGATAAAAGGATTAGCAACTTGTCACTTAGAATTGTTGAAGAGTTTATCCTAATTACAAAGAATTATTTTAATATGTTTAGTGGTGGATAAAAAATGAACATACCACACCCTTTAAATAGGCCTTGTGTCAAGCTTTTTGCAACTAAGAGGTCTGTGAGTGACCTACAAATAAAAAAGCAGTGAGCAAACCAACTAGGCACTTTTAGACTCCTGCACAAATAACAAAAAGTGACATTACAATGGGGTTAAAATTGAAGCCTTTGAAATAATAATCAGGGCTGCTGCCCTGTTGTGGgcaaccaaatttctgaacaagtagcccaaACGGGCACCTgacttatcacaaggtgattcatcctccTTTCTTGTAAATCTGATCCCAGCTGGAGattaaacaatgaaaaaaatgacatgATCAGAGGGAACAGCAGCTAAACAAGGGTAATTTCTTCTTGCCTTGTGTTGAGAAACACAATCAGCTTCACAGTCAACATTGTCAATTTCTTACCGTTAGAAAAGGATTCAACGTTCAGGACTACTAAGAATTACTATTGTTTTTAGATTccttttactttctttttaaactgaagacttcttgttgttgttgtaactTCACAAGCCTTTATCCCCCAAATACAATCAGAATGATTTTGTTATTTTGGTTAAGAATGATAGTATATCTTTGCATTTCGGCTTTCAGAATTATATTGTATGTCAATTATTGACATCCTTCTGTTGGTTTGTTCGTGGTCTTAATTCGGATATACCGGTATGCACAAAATTCCAGGATAAAGAAACTGGGGAATACAACCATTGGAGAAAGAAGTAACATTGCCTTAAATCATATTCAAAGTCGATTGAAAGGTAAATTCAAGGGTAAGTTTATGAGAGCGGATTAAAAATGAGGCTTATCTTTTTGATTTTCTGTTTCCATGGACTGGATGTGACAGAAACTCGTGATTATCAATTTCAATCGATTAAATTGACTAATCAATCGAGACAAATATCGACTACCATCGAGTTTTATCGATTAATGGATTAGCTTTTCAATGATCAATTTCCttagaaagagaaaaaatacctttgcaATGCCAAGGTTGCATGTACATGCTTCATATATTTTGAGAagtatacaatacaatacaagaGTATATTTCTCTTCCTAAGCTTGAGGGAATTTAGTGGGctaaaacaggggcacccaacgataatcttgcatgaaatatgtgttcgggagagtcaaactgttctacaAATTTCGGTTTTACGTTGCAAACAGCTACAAATAGGGAGGTTAAGCAAGCACGTTTTTGAAacgcggacagcaaccggaagagaaaatttcgcgtgccaggacagtggtgtctcccagatttttatactaatcatctctaatggagtaAAGATACTTGATAATGTGAATGTGATTGTGTGACGataagttaaaagggaaaacaggtcactttcagttgccgtccgcgtctcaaaaacgctcTTGCTTTAAAGCTCCCTAATCTCTTTACTAAAACGTCACTTAAAAGATTCTGCAACCAAGGAagagtagtcccttacgtttttgGAAGGGATATTTTACAATTTTCGGCATTGTAATtacaagtcttctcggataaggactgtaaactggaggtcccgtctcataacccttgtttgGAAAtgaaatagtatgggacgttaaagaacccactcactgttcagtaagagtaggggacgtagttcccggtgttgtggtctaaccttatctggacgggggcatctttcacttccataaaattaattgtaaactgcgtaacaagcagtctggctaaagtcccccacaaagtaCTGTAAATtaggggcaaccctaaaacctggaatccggaatccggaatccggaatccggaatccggaatcacaggtcattgttttaccaatacacagagtaaaaactatcctaaacattcataaaagctacccttgggcctaaaaacgtttgtttaggcctaattaggcctaaggttagcttttatgaatgtttaggatagtttttactctgtgtaatggtaaaacaatcacctgtgattccggattccaggttttagggttgcccgtaaattagccctgaaaagccccatggTGAGAGACTAAAAGCCCAACTTCActtaaaaggtcacctagcagtttcggatgatcAAAAAATGGTTCCCtggaaggtaacgttcagctagcaatttctgaaatgaagatttcattccccataattttcggacacttcaattttcagctaagatatatATCCTAACAGATCAAAGTcgtctaggtgataaaaacatctgtATTCTAtcgacagtctttatacattacaagaagcctagaaatgtctctcaaaggcttttgacttaatttgctCGTTAGGAGCCCTTGCCGAATTTAAAAGAGCGCGCGATCATGTTTCAACCATTCACACATTAATTTTCCTGTAAgttttgaaaattctctgccTAGAAAAGATTTACAACTGTTCCAGTAGCTGTTGAgacaaaggtttttttgttCTGCGGTTGGCACAATTCAAATATCAACAGTAAATATCGCTATAATACATGTGCATACGTGCTTACCTTCACTTCTCGTTCGCGAATTTCAATTACTTGATCTCATCCCCGGTTACAGGTAATGGTTGTTAGCAAGCTCTATCTGCCTTCCGTTATATTCCACTTTCACTGGTTATTAAGAGTAAAAACAATTAAGCTTAACTAACTTGACAGTGGTAAAAAAGCCACCTTAATAAAGTCGATGATTTTGGCGCGAATTTTAATATTTGTCCTCACTTTCACTAAATCAaacccatttttaaaagaaaattactcACCACCTATTCAATCCAAGAAATCTTGCACAAATCCACGTCACCCTGCCAAAACAGTTTTTACTCGGAGAAAGCAAAtcgaaactgaaactgaaactccCGCCGAAATAACGGATTTAACGGCATCAGATCCGACTCCATTCGCCATGAGAATCGCCGGGAGAGACTGGAATCGATCCTAGTTGTTTATTCATATTACCAGGCCTGCTCATTCGGATTCAGCTTGCTTTCTTCCGCTGACTTTCTAGCGGTGTTGTGTTACAAAGACGCTATTTACAAAGGTTTGGTTTGTATGGAAACTCAACGGTTTTGTTTCAAACGGCATAAAATGTAATGATTGACTTGCCCTGTTGCCGCGATGTATTCTCTGTTGTTTGCCGGCGTCTCAGACCGTTTTGAAGCTTTTTCGGCGTGCTAGCCCTAATTTGGTGTACCATTGCTgcgtagcctgcgtagctggcgggataATTTTATTGCAGGATTATTTAAACTCGCGGGAATACATCGATGGTTGCTTCGTTGTTTTGGTCCCTAgtgaaaatttcaaatttactaGTCCCCATACCAGTCGCGACCTTCTCGCGCTAAAACCATCAACTCGTGAGTAATGCACTTATAATTGGCTTTCCCGGGGGATGGTgcatttttgacaattttttgggTGCGCGTGGTGGGGActtatagggagcttaagcacgcgcgtttttgagacgcggacggcaaccggaagtgagctgttttcccttttaacttgtctttacacaaccacatttacattgctaagtatcttttctccattagaaacgattagtgtaaa encodes:
- the LOC137996692 gene encoding uncharacterized protein, with amino-acid sequence MHAPNFSGARIPIQSNFNLAQFDFYLEHYQDGIIVDFLRYGWPINYVGSLPSSTLSNHPSAAKNSAFLRSYVHKELVHRSICGPFTSNPFDTNCVISPLLCVPKRDSDELRVVHDLSFPEGFSVNDGIAKDSYLNEPFRLRLPGIDRMVEFVNKEGSGCHVFKKDLSRAYRQIPVDPGDYHLLGFQVDGHFYFHSAFPFGLRSATLACQRTTQSVVYILNTMGILVDVYIDDFYGACRPSHSHSAFQRMNTLFDELGLLTSAAKDVPPCHRMVCLGVEIDTSAMTLTVPQFRLDELDVELHQWLEKSTYTKHALQSLLGKLSYVSACVRPGRVYMCRLLNALRDTTSRRSARRITDDMRANIAWWIYLLQHYNGVSVIPSNVTISNPYLFARDACLSGCGAVCFGEYFKRCFPPAILALTLHINVLELLTVVVTVKLWATSLQGLNVELYSDNTACIAAINNKSSSNVHMQCCLRELWLILSVHISLVLHHVPSKENSLADSLSRYNSDFSARQFVDNYAATHELVEISLQDTLFSFFLL
- the LOC137996693 gene encoding uncharacterized protein; protein product: MGTRSRKSKMPISDDFLTGPALENLSGYLEDPFPSFPRATANQQKSLSTKSKKSTQQETTTPAEHQPVSLDKQIQLEQLKHGNLQLQLEITRAQLELTKLSPHVKPSQTSRSLKPEEPSPLDNILASTPFRSSTQEVLAEDGSVPTLKDLRTKEKKERKHPSLLPNDYLFSAKDRSQMLIDCAYLVQRFAFQESTKRNMRSQLRAYLSFCAHYQFSPFPVSKNVFLAYLVFLSQSLASYQSLLNYTNILKHINYALGADVSFMSDYDCSLTQRGLRRVMGDRVYHKSPITVDILLRIFQSFQPRNVFHACMRAAFLVAFFSFLRISNLVPYTLSEVHSSTSFFLRRRDITFTASGAYLKVFRTKTIQFKQRILEIPLPVIPNSILCPVTALTSYFKLVPAASDSPVFLAPHRSSFVPVLARHFNLFLKRCVSFIGKDPSHFSSRSFRKGGATFAFNCFAPTEFIKAQGDWKSDAYLVYLTLSSSKKLALLRAITTKLANRY